CTCATCATAATCATCCTCACTGAGGCTCTCAATACCCAGGTCTCTGAGCCTCATTGGCAAAGATAGTGTTTTTAGTAACTGACGCACTGCCTTTATCAACAGCTCAGCAGCAGCAGTTTGGTCCAGTCCGGCTACGCCCTCAAGCTCCAAATAACGGGCGATGCGAGCATACTGCGGCGCCACCTGCGGCAAATTAAACTCCATACCATATGGCAAAAACACTCCATTGGTCATGCCATGATGAGTGCTAAACATTGCCCCCACCGAATGTGCCAGAGCGTGGATAACTCCCACTCCCGAGTTACTAAAGGCGATACCAGCCATGGTACTAGCCACAAGAGTGGCGGAGCGCGCCTCCATGTCATCACCATTTTTAAAGGCGCGAGGCAAATTATCAAAAAGCAAACGCAGAGCCTCAAGACAGAGAGCATCTGTGGCCACTGAATTAGTATTGGCAGCGACAAAAGCCTCAATACCGTGGGTAATGGCATCAAGCCCGGTAGCTGCTGTTAACTTAGGCGGTAGCGAAAGCAAAAGACTGGGATCGAGAATAGCTACATCTGGTGCCAACCATGAGCTACCAAACATCAGCTTCTTGCCTTCTTTATGGTCTTTGATCATGGCCACAAAACTAACTTCGGAGCCAGTACCGGCGGTGGTGGGCACCACCACCAGAGGTATAAGCTTTTTATCGATGACATTGAGACCCTGGTAATCGAGCAGCTCACCACCGAGAGTGAGACAAATGCCAATCACCTTGGCAGTATCTATGACTGAGCCGCCACCGATGGCCACGATACAATCGCACCCGGCTTCTCGAGCAATGGCAGCGCCACGGTCGACACAGGCGATATCACTGTCTGGCGGCACATCCGAAAAAACAACTGGGGGCAGTAAGCCCTGACTGGAGAGGCTCTCCAAAAGAGGTCCAAGCACTCCGCTCTGCACTAAAAAAGCGTCAGCTACTACTAGAGCGCGCTTGCCACCCAATTCCAGCACAAAGTCCCCACAGGCAGCTGTGGTATATTCACCAAACATGACTCTTGTTGGAGACTGGAATACAAATGGGTTCATGGCTCACTCCAAGGCTCATTCACTCATACACAGGTAAGAAAATCAAATCTTCATATCTATCTTGTAATAAGCGTTTTGATTTGGTTAAAAACTTACTAGTCAAAATTCATTAGGGAATGCTCATATAAGCACTTGATAATCCACCAAAACGAGCACAGTGCTGGTCAAAATTGAGTAAAATAGCCACCCCGCCTACTGACAAGGCTGATGAAGTTGTTTGACATCTAGTTGTCATTTATTGGTGGGAAGTAATAAAGAGTAAGCGATTTATTGAGACAATACCCGCTGAGGAACATCCTCACTTTGCCAGCCGTCACTGGCACCTTGTACTAACTGCTAATCAGTTGATAGACGACAACAACACACGAAAGAGATAAGGCTAAAAGCAAAAGTGACTATAGAAAAACTCTTTAGCCCCGCCACAAACAAAATCACCTTTGTCAGTGCTCCACGCAGACGCTGCCTGGCTCTGGCAAGCACTCTAGTTTTGCTGGGTAATTTTGCCTCGGGCTCACTAATTGGTGCTTTTGCTGCCACAGCCAAAAAAGATTCCGCACCAAGCACTCTGCTTTTGCCACTGACACCGCGCATTGACGACAGTAATCTAAAAGAAGAAGAAAGCACAACGGCAAATGCCCCTCAGGGTGCTTCTAAAACGACTCCGGCAAAAGTTGAGAGCGAAGAACCACAAGTAATATTTAGCTCCAGCGAAATCAAAACTCAAGAACCTAAACTTGATGACGCCGAAACATCTGAATTAAAAGTACATCCCAATAAGATTTCGGCAGAAGCCGGTGATGCTTCTACCCGTCTGGAATTGGAAGCCTCCGAAGATGATCTGCGTATGGCAGAGTCGGATGCCCAGATTAACGAAGACACCACACTCAAAGGCACCATTCAGATTGTTGCCGATGATACAGAGTATGACCAGGAGCGCAATACATTCCTGGGCACCGGTAATGCTGTGGCTGTTATCGGTGGGCAAAACAGCAAATTAGAAGCTGATGCCATACTTTATGATCAGAACACCCAGATGATTGATGCCAGAGGCAACGTCAAAATTGTGCGTGATGGCAATTTGACCACTGGCTCATCTTTTAAGTTTAACGTCACTAGCGACGAATATCTAATAACCAAGCCCGATACCGAAGTCAAAGGCACCGAAATAATTGCTCGTAGTGCTTATGGTAAAGGCACCCAAGGTCTGACTTTCAAAAACGGCACGATGACGATGCCCAAGGCATTTCACATCGGCAGAAACGTGGCCTTTGGTCCCTTGACTCAGCAACAAGAGCTGATGGACCGCACAGCTCACCCTGAAGTATTTTTGCCAGAAAAACCATCCTTTACTTTTAAAGCGCGCAAGATGGTCTATGAGCGCTACAAAGAGTCCGGCAACCTGACAGTGTTTGGTGGCAAGCTAGCTTTTGGTCGTTTCAATGTACCCCTGCCCAAATTCGTTGCTACAGTAGGCACCGAGAGCAGAGTCACCTTCCCCATAACGCCTATGATTACAAACAATTTGCAATCAGGCGGTATCAACATCGGTCCTAACTTCAACACACCTATGGGTAAGACTGGCGTTCTCAGCTGGGCTCCGATGATCCAGCTAGGAGGTCGCGGTACCAATGGCAACAGTAACTCTGGCAGTACCGGTCTTTCTGGCCAAGTGGCCTTCAACAACGCCCGCATCAGTTCACACATTGCTTATGGCTCTGTATCTAACCTCTTTATTGCTGACTTTAAAGCAAAACTGAGCGACAAGACTATGTTCCAGGCAGGCGTCAACCGCTTCATGCAGGGCGGTCTGGACGGCTACAGACGCCCTCACTTGATTGCCGAAGTAGTGGACAATAGATATGTAAGAATACCCAAATATCTATCTGGCATTGGCTTCCGTACAGCCGCCGGCGCCATGCAGGACAACCCCCAGCTCATCAACCTCAATCCCGAATACGCCAAACTCTTTGGTGGACCAACTACTTCCAAGAGTCAGCCTTCGGCCTTTAGATTATCAGAACAAATCACCACTACCACTCAGCCACTCTTTAGCGTAGGCAACGAAAAGGTCGGAGCACGCGGTTATATCTTTGGTGGTCTGGGACTCAATGCTTATTCCTCTGGCAACTACCGTGCTCTCTTACAAGCTGGTCCGACCATCGAAACACGCCTCAAAAGAGCGAGATTTCAATTTGGTTACGTGCAGTCAGCTGTACGCGGCAGCTCACCATTTGTATTTGACCAGTTTATCCAGGGTCAGCGCTCAGCCTATATCTCTGGCGATATCAAAGTGCATAAGTACCTGACATTGGGTGGTAGCTATGGCTACAACCTCAACAGTCGACTGGCTTATAACAAGTCATTTACAGCCGCTATTGGTCCAGATGACTTTAAATTGCTTCTCACTCGCAACACAATCACAGGTCAAAATCGCATGGGCTTTGACGTGCTCTACGGCGCCCCTGTGCCATTTCAAAAACTTGTACTTAAGGGTAGTGGTGACCACGGTAATTTAACAGGTCTCTAAAAACCCAATTTATCGGTAGAATGACTCAAGCCTTTAAAATAGGGCTTTATTTTGTCAGTTAAAACGGGTCCTCAAGTGGAAAGCGCCAGCATAGATAATCTCCTCAGAAACAATCTCCCGGCCCTCGGGGTCGACCTCGGAGGGACCAAAATCAGGGCCGCCCTGGTCAAAGATGGCCAGGTAGTCTCAGAACCCAGGCAGATACCAACCCCCCTCGGTCCTGAAAAAATCATTGATGGTATTGTCGAGCTTGTACGCAGCTTCCAGACTGACATAAAAGAAGCTGTTGGTACTCAGTCAATGGGTATCGCCGGAGTGGGCGTGGCTACAGCCGGTATAGTCGATTGCAATAGTGGAGAGATACTCGGCTCCACTGGCAACTTGCCTGGATGGAGCGGCACATCGCTCAAACGTGTTATCGAAAGCCAGATATTGCTACCCGTACACGTCGACAACGACGCCAATGCTGCCGCTTACGGTGAAGCTAGCTCCAGGGGTCTTATGCACAGTAACTGTGTCGTGACAGTTACGCTTGGCACCGGTATTGGTGGCGGACTGGTAATCAATGGCAAGATGTTTAGAGGCGCTCACTGGGGCGGTGGCGAAATCGGCCACATGAAGATAAACCTCAATAACAAAAGACTTTGTACCTGTGGTCTCTTTGATTGTTGGGAAGCTTATGGCTCAGGACGCGGTCTTGTGGCAACAGGACATGATGTACTGTCAGGACTGAGCCCGGAGCAGACACCTTGGGTCAAGGGCGATTTGACAACCCATATGATCGTAGCCGCCGCAAAAAACAACGACATCGTCGCTAAGCGCATCATGCACATGTGGCATGAACACATTGCCTGCGGCATCAGCAGCCTGGCTCATATACTCGATCCCGATGTCTTTATTGTCACCGGTGGTCTGGCTGATTGTGTTGACTTTGCTCTTTTGCAAGAGCTAGTGGTAGACAGGGTCTTGCCCCGCATTGGCGACAATCTCACTATCCACAAATCCGAATTAGAGGGACTGGCCGGCATTGTTGGTGCCGCCCAGTTAGTCCTCGATAGCTTACTTGATAGAGCTGTTGCTTACTGATTGGTGCTTAGCGCACTTCCACTGTATAAGTAACTTTTTCTTCGCTGTTTGGTGCCACTTTGATGGCAAACTCAAAACTATGGGCATCCTTTTTTGTGTAAGGCAGGCTTGAGTTGAGGATTTTCCAGTCACCCCAGGTGTGTTCGACACTGGTTACTGTCACTGCTTCTTTTTTGTGATTGCGAATACTGATACTGTAGCTCAGTCTTTGCACGCGATCGTTGACTTGCTGCTGTCCAGTCTGGACGCGCTCTCCCACTATGTCAAAGGCATCACCAAGATAGACTCTGATTTTTTCGTCTTTAGCAGTGTGATCGATTAAGTCTTCGCCAACAAATTGCAGAGCACCATCATTGTCTTTTTTGTAGACTCTTACTTTGCCTTTAGGCATCGGCATACCGAGGTTGTTTGCCTGGGTATTAGCCAACTCCAGTTTGACATTGATTTTTTTGCTCTGGTCGCCACCACCACCATAGTAGGGCTGGACACCGCCATTACTATCAAAGATATAGAGCTTTTTGACCGGTACAGCACTGGCATTAAATAGAGTCAGTTGCTTGGTTTCGTTATCTCTGACATCGGTCTTACCCTTGAGGCTGTAGAGATGGTATTCGGCAAATGCTTGCTCAGCAAACTGCGGCTCGGCAGCAGAGGACTTGGCGTAAGCCATTTCCATTTGGGGTGCCATAGCGTCAGCGTTTTGCACTTTGTGCACATCACCAGCCATTAGTTTAAGAGCTGCGTTTTTGTATGTGGCACCAGATTTGTTATCGAGAGTGACCCAGCTAGTGAGATCTAACATGCTATCGTCGGCATTGGCTACAGCTACATAATCACATTTCCAATTGAGCCCCTGAGTCTGATAGCTAATCTCAGTATTATGCACGCCAGCTTTTTCTGATTCGAGCTTCCATAAAAGTGATGGTTTTGAGACAAGTCCATCTGGTAATTCGGTGATTTCGAGCTCACCACCCGCACCAACTACAATACCACTACCGGTTTTAACCACAGTAGCTTGTCTACGCTCAGAGACATTGCCATTACTATCAGAGACACTGACAGAGGGGCTAGACAGGAGAGTGCCAGTGATCTCGCGCACACCACCACTGGAGAGATACTGATTAAACTTGACAGTTTTACCCACCGAGCGAGCCAGGATAGTATCCATATCCATCAAATCAAATTGATAGTTTTGCTCCCTCACGGCCACAGCATTTGGTGCAGTAAGACTGGTAAAACTGACCGTTGTAGGATCGATACCTGCTGCTACATCCTCAAAACGGACATAGTTGATACCGTCTTTGAGAGTAATATCGCGGTTGTCTCTGACCAGTCCAAAATTTTGATTATAGATAGTGATTGACACATCTTTTGAGTCGGAGACTTCCTCCAGAGCCCTGGCTCCGTAGGATGAGGCTAAAGTGAGTGCGAGCGCTACGGTGAGTGACTTTAAAATGGTGCGTGACATTATGCTTTTCCTGTTTTAATAGCGATATTCAACATCGTAAGTAACCTTGGACTCAGAGTTAGCTGGCACTTTGACAGCAAACTCAAACGTATGTGAGTCTTTCTTTGTAAATTCCTGACTGTTATTTTGTATTTTCCAGTCACCATAAGCGTGACCGACATAAGTAATCGTCGCTGCACTTTCTTTGTGGTTACGCAAGCTTATTTCCCAGCTTTCGCGGCGCTGGTGTTGATTTAGCTGCTGATTATTAGTTTGCTTTTGCTCACCGACAAGATCAAAAGCATCGCCGATATAGACTCTAACTTTTTCGTCTTTTGGTGTATGATCGATTAAGTCTTCACCAATAAATTGCAAAGCACCGTCATTGTCTTTTTTGTAGACACGTACCTTACCTTTAGGCATGGGCATGCCGAGATTATTGTCTTTGGTATTGGCGACTTCTAGTTTGACATTGATCTTGCCCCCACTACCAGTGGGTCGGGAATAGACTTGTTGTGCCTGGGGCTCATAGATATAGAGTTTTTTGACAGGCACACCGCTAGCATTAAACAGCGTCATCTGCTTGGTCTCTTTATCACGCAGGTCGGTCTTACCAGCTAGGGTATAGAGATGATACTCAGCAAAAGACTGCTCACTAAACTGGGGCGCAGCCGCTCTGCCTGCCGACATCATCACGCCTTTAAATCTCATTGGTTGTGCCACAGGTTGCACTTTATGGACATCTCCAGCCATAAGTTTGAGAGCGGCATCTTTGTATGTAGCCCCTGACTTATTATCGAGAGTGACCCAGCTAGTCAGATCCAGTGATGTATCGTCAGCATTAGCCACTGCCACATAATCACATTTCCAGTTGAGCCCCTGGGTCTGATAGCGGATTTCGGTATTGTGCACACCGGCTTTATCACATGCAAGCTTCCATAATAGTGATGGCTTAGCGATAAGTCCCTGGGGCAATTCGCCTATCTCAAGCACACCTTGAGGTCCCACTACGATGCCACTGCCTGTTTTGACTACGATAGCTTGGGAGCGCTGCGAGACATTACCATTGCTATCAGAGACGTTAACAGCCGGACTGGATAGCAAAGTACCGGTAATCTCTTTGACTGCACCAGCACCAAAGGTCTGGGTAAACTTGACTGTCTTACCTATAGAACGGGACAAGATGGTATTTAAGTCCATCAGATCAAACTGATAATTTTGCTCTTTAACAGCCACTGCATCTGGTGCTGTAAGTGAAATAAAGCTGACAGTAGTAGGGTCAATGCCGCTAGCAATACCGTCAAATCTCAGATAGTTGATACCGTTAGCAAGTGTGACCTGACGATTGTCTCTTACCAGTCCAAAATTTTGGTTATAGACAGTAATGGAGACATCTTTAGACTCAGATACTTCAATAGCTGAGGCAGCCTGACATGCCATTAGACAGAGGCTAGAGGCCACCGCCAAAAACTCGCCAAGCCCTGTTTTTGGTCGCTTCAATGACATATTTTATTCCTTTGCTTTTTAGTAGGTACCGAGCAGGGACACCAGTTTGCGGGCTATATCCACGTCCATCTCGTGACCACCCTTGATACTGATAAAACGAGCCTTGATGCGCATCGGATTGATACCGATGAGAGCAAGGTCACCAATCAAATCCAATAGTTTGTGCCTGACTGGCTCGTCTGGATAGCGCAGAGGCATGGTAAATCCATCATCGGTCATACTGACCACGTCTTTATCAAGACCGAGCAGTATATGGTCTTTAAGCATGCCAAAAGTACGAGCTTCAAAAATCTCTTTGGCATCTATTGATGGATCCCAGCTCTGCCACTTCTGACCAATCAACGGATGTTTCCAATCCATCAAATAAGTCACGCTAAACTTATCAGCCGGTACAGCCATCAAAGCCCGGTCGCCTTTAGCCACAGTCACGGCTTCAGGCAAAGCAATATCGCAGACCACTTCTTGTTTAGCTATACCTGACTCTTTAAATAGATTGATCCAAAAGTCAGCACTGCCATCATGCAAAGGCATCTCCGGTCCATCAACGGATACATAGAGATCGTCTATGCCCCAGAGAGTGGTAGCACAGAGGAAGTGCTCCACTATACATAGCCTCACTTTGTCTACACCGAGCACCACATTGCGCATGGTGTTGACCACCATCGAGGCTCTGGCCGGCACAGCCACAGCAGAGGCTGTATTTTGGGCATCGCTAAGGAAGAAAACAATACCAGCCCCTCTGGGCGCACTATAAAGCGACACTGTAATTTGGCGTTTAGAAGTCAAACCTGGTCCGGTATAAGAGCCAAGCTTTTTAGCCGGATCCAGTGCCACAGTGGCATCAGCTATTGCCAGAGTATTACCCAAAGACATTGATATTATTTCTCCAGATTTTGCTGCTCCAAAAGAGCAAGCCGTTTTTTGAGGTCTTTGACCTCATCCATTAGTTTGGGCAAACGACGCATAGCGACAATCTGTCCAAAAAATTCACGAGCGGGAGCAGCTGGCGTACCAGCATGGATTTCACCTGATTTGATATCGCGCATGGCACCAGATGCTCCTGAGAGGACACCATCAGGTTCCATCTTCATATGATCAGATAAGTTAGCGCTACCACCGAGCACACTGCGATCACCAATCGAGCATGAGCCACCCACAGCAGCGTTAGCAATAATCATTACTTCTTTGCCGATACGATTATTGTGGGCAATCATCACCAGGTTATCGATTTTGCTACCAGCACCAATTACAGTGGCACCCATTGTGGCTCTATCGATAGTGGCATAGGAGCCAATCTCAACATCGTCTTCCAGCACCACATTACCAATCTGAGGGATTTTGAGGAGTGGATTAGGAGCATCACTAAAATCTTTGGAGCCAGCCATGTTCTTTTCGAGGTTGGATGGACGCTCAGTAACATAGCCAAAACCATCAGCACCAAGAGCAGCACCTTGCTGCATGATAACGCGGGAGCCAATTTTGACATAGTCGGCAATGAGACAGGCGGGATGCAAAAGACAGTCTTCACCAATGACCACTTCGCCGCCAATCACAGTATGCGACATGATGATTGTGCGAGCGCCAATTTTGCTTTTGGGTCCGATCACCACATAAGGTCCAATAGCTACATCAGCGCCAATCTCGGCGCTCTCATCTACCACGGCTGTAGCGTGGATGCCTTTGGCAGGATAATAACGTTTAGGTTTGAGAGCTGTGAGGATGCGCTGGATAGCCAGGTTTGGCCTATCGACTAAAACCATATTGCGATCCGGAAAATCCAGTTCAGCACCAAGCGGTGCAACCACAGCTTTAGCTTTGCATTCTGCTAATTTTTTGACTAGTTTGGCATCAAAGACAAAGGCTAAATCGTCCTCTGTGGCATGAAGTGGCGATGTCGATACTGTATCGACTTTGAGATCGCCGTCTCCAGCCACCTTACCACCGATCATTTGTGCTATTTGAGCCAGGCTCATTGCCTGAGGGAGCTTCATTGATGCCTCCAGTTATGTTGCTAATTTAAGCCAAACAGTTAGGCTTACCTGACATGACAGGTAAGCCTAACTTAGATGACAGCTTACTGTCCCTTAAATTACTGAATGTCAGTTATTTAGTGGCAGTGCCTGTAGGAGCAGAAGCAGCCGAAAGGCGCTTGACTACACCGTCAGTAATATCGGTTCCACCAAGAAGAACAGCACCCTTCATGAATACTGTTTCGAGCTTGCGGCTTGATGCTTCGGCTTTGATGGCTGAATCGATATCTGTTTCCAGGGTTGTTTCCATTGATTGAGCTTGAGCCTGAGCCTTTTTGTATTGCTCATCGATTTTCTTTTGCAGAGACTTCTGCAAGCTTTCTAGCTCAGCTTGAGGCTTCTTAGCGGTCTTGGCTTCTTCATATTGTTTGTTTGAATCTTCCAAGAGCTTGCGCACTGAGTCTTCGACTTTCTTCAGATCTTCAGCAGCCTTTTGAGCTTTGGTGAAGCTGGTGATTACCTTTTCACGGTCTACCACGCCGATGGTAGAAGCAGGCTTAGCTGCTGTTTGCGCCTGCGCGAAGGCGGCACTAGCCATAGAAACAGTGATAACTGCACTGGCGGCTACGGCAAAAGTTTTTTGAACGTACTGCATTCTTCTCTCCATCACTAACAAAAACACATAGAAATGCGCCCGCCAAAGTTTACACCACTTGAGGATTACAAGGACAAAAACAAGGTCCCCGCTTTTTAAAACTTCTCTCCAAATCCCACAGTTACGAGTGGCGTTCTCCGTCCAAGCACTGAGCTGATGATAGGCAAACCGTAATCTATGCGCACAAGACCGAGCATCGGCACGTTTAATCTCACACCAACACCAACAGACGCTCCCATTGAGTTACGTGACAAAAGATTGTTGGTTACGCCATTGCCCATGACTTGACCATAGTCAGCAAAAGCCACAAGTTTGGCGTTTTTCCTCACAGCTTTAAACACTGCATTGGTTTCAGGCAAAGGTATCTTGGCACGCAATTCGGCAGTACCCATGAGCAGTCCAGCCCCTGTACCGAGATCCGAAAAGGCACGATAACCTCTCACACCATTCCAACCGCCTAGCCTGTACTGAGCAAACTGTGGCATGCCACCCATAGATGTACCAGCCTGGATATTGGATGCAAAAGTGATGTTTTTGGAAACAGGAATATATTTGCTAGCGCTTACACCAGTCTTAAAGAAGCCTCCACCAGCACCTATAGAGGGGCTAGCAGTGAGCTTAACGAGACTGCCACGGGTAGGATCAAAAGCAGCATCACGAGTATCTCTGGATAAAGATGGACTGACAGTAAAAAATGTCCCGCCCTTAAGTTGATTGCCTCTAATACTGTTAGCAAGAGCACTGGCTTCGGCAGAATTAGTAGCTAGTCCTGTACTCAATGCCCGCGATGACATGGAGGCCAGTACACTCTGGTTTTCGGCAATGCCGGCCATATTACGCAAAGTGGTGTTTTCGCCGATTAAACCAAGATTGGCAGCCCATCCGTTGCGAAGTGGTTTACTAAAAACAACACTGGTACCAAGAGTACGTTGCATCGCCTGGTCAATAAACATACTGCCCATATTGCGACCAAAACCAGTAACAGCCATGGAAGTATTGGTGCCCTTGAGATTGGGCTCGATAAATGATGCCTCAAGATTGTAGGTGCGACCGGTGGGCATGTAATTGGTGCCACCATTATTTATCGAGCCAGCGACGTTATTGAGATTGCCTGAGCCCATTTGAGAGCTAAGACTGATAACCTGGCCTTTACCACCAAAGTTTGAATCAGAAAATGAAAATGAACCGAAAGGTCCAGCCACAGAGTCCACACCACCACCAAGACCGACAGAGCCAGTGCGCTTTTCGTCGACTTCGACTTTGAGAGTGTACTTATCTGGATTGGTGGCAGAAGGCACCAGAGAGCGTCTGATGTCCTGGAAATAGCCATTGTTATAAAGTTTGCGCAGATCGCCAGTTAGTTGTTTTTCGTTGTAGACAGAGCCTGGTTTTATCTTGATTGCGTTTTTGAAGATAAAGTCTTTGGTCTTTTTATTACCTACAATCTCGATGTTATCGATAGATCCCTCTGAGATAACCAGCTCCACTGAGCCATCTGGATCATCTTTGACATCGGCTACTTTAGCCAGGACAAAGCCTCTATCGTGGTAAGCCTGTTCCACTTTTTCGATGGCACCAGATAGTGCATTGATGTTTTGCGGCTTACCTAACTGGTCGTTAAATAGTTTGCTGATTTCATCAGTACTGATAGATTGATTGCCGCGGATGCTAAATTGCGTAATCGGAGCGTTTTCTTCCACCCGAATTTTAAGCAAAACACCGCTGGGAGTTAGCTCAGGATTGACTTCGAGATTGCGATCGTTAAAGTACCCCATGCCATTAATGGCTTTGAGGTCCTCCATTACTTGCTCACGACTAAATTTATCGCCCTTGCGTGTTTTGACTACACTGGCAATATCTTCAGTCGGTATGAGGCGATTGCCTTCGATACGGACTTCGTCGACTACAACTTGCTCAGGACCGGTCTTAATCTCGCCTTCGGCAGGAGCTAGTAGCTGACCATCCTGGGCCATGACCGGCGCAGCAAGACCAAGAGCCAGCGGAGATTGCAGCATCAAAAGTGCTAGCACCGCTTGCGGTAACTTACTGATTATTGACCTGGATCTGGTTTTGTAAGCCACAAAGTCCTGCTTGGCTGATAATAAGGATTGAGTGAACCGCTTATTTGGCGCTAGTCTAGCATGACGTCCGAGCATGCCAAGGTGTTTCTAAACCTGTGCAACCTTAGCAAACCATAATCACTTGACAGCCGCCCTGTGGTGTCAATTTGTTCCTAGCCAATGGGCAGGGGGTTTTCGACAAAGTCCCTGATGGGGGTAGTCTCATAATAGGACCGACCCGGATAAGGGAATAAGGGAGTTTTTAGAATGGGGTGTTTGTCATCGTAGGAATGGTCAAATCGTCTCCGCGCATTTTCACTCCAGCTTTGAGCACGAAATCTAAGCAATTGCTCACTAGAAAGCACCGGCGTCTTTAGATATGGACTTTTGAGAAATTCAATTTTGTACAGACCTCGCACTATATTTGATCCTGAGTTCGACTCCACCAGACTGTTATAACTTCGATAGCCGCGCACACCATACCGATGCGCAGTGCCTGACGGCAGACCAACTTGCACCTTTTTTAGAAACTGTAGTTTCAAAATATATGAGCCATTTTTGTCGGCAATTATTGAGCGTGTGATTTTATCAGTGCCAGCATCGCCAAGCTGTTCCAAGTTACTGATCAAACCGTTTTTGTTGTATACGTCACCCCTCACGATATTGATTCTTTTAATCACAACTGACTTTAGAAAGGGTTCCACACCGGTAATTTCAACAGCAGACAATTTTCCTTCATCAATAATAATGTGCGCAGTACCATCAGGACTGTCCTTAATATCCGCCACTTTAGCCAATACATAACCTCTAGCGTGATACCAGAGTTCGACATTATCGATAGCTTTGCTAAGCAAGTCAAAATTTTGAGGTAAACCAACTTGTCCAGCAAATAAATGGTCAAGCTCCTGATCAGAAATTTTGGTATTGCCTTTGTAGACAAAACGCTTAATTACAGGATTCTCGACTACTTTAATAGTCAAAACCACACCACCGTCAGTAAGCACTGGATTGATATCCAACTTACGATCATCAAAACAACCAATACGATTAATTG
Above is a window of Candidatus Obscuribacter sp. DNA encoding:
- a CDS encoding OmpH family outer membrane protein encodes the protein MQYVQKTFAVAASAVITVSMASAAFAQAQTAAKPASTIGVVDREKVITSFTKAQKAAEDLKKVEDSVRKLLEDSNKQYEEAKTAKKPQAELESLQKSLQKKIDEQYKKAQAQAQSMETTLETDIDSAIKAEASSRKLETVFMKGAVLLGGTDITDGVVKRLSAASAPTGTATK
- a CDS encoding BamA/TamA family outer membrane protein, whose translation is MAYKTRSRSIISKLPQAVLALLMLQSPLALGLAAPVMAQDGQLLAPAEGEIKTGPEQVVVDEVRIEGNRLIPTEDIASVVKTRKGDKFSREQVMEDLKAINGMGYFNDRNLEVNPELTPSGVLLKIRVEENAPITQFSIRGNQSISTDEISKLFNDQLGKPQNINALSGAIEKVEQAYHDRGFVLAKVADVKDDPDGSVELVISEGSIDNIEIVGNKKTKDFIFKNAIKIKPGSVYNEKQLTGDLRKLYNNGYFQDIRRSLVPSATNPDKYTLKVEVDEKRTGSVGLGGGVDSVAGPFGSFSFSDSNFGGKGQVISLSSQMGSGNLNNVAGSINNGGTNYMPTGRTYNLEASFIEPNLKGTNTSMAVTGFGRNMGSMFIDQAMQRTLGTSVVFSKPLRNGWAANLGLIGENTTLRNMAGIAENQSVLASMSSRALSTGLATNSAEASALANSIRGNQLKGGTFFTVSPSLSRDTRDAAFDPTRGSLVKLTASPSIGAGGGFFKTGVSASKYIPVSKNITFASNIQAGTSMGGMPQFAQYRLGGWNGVRGYRAFSDLGTGAGLLMGTAELRAKIPLPETNAVFKAVRKNAKLVAFADYGQVMGNGVTNNLLSRNSMGASVGVGVRLNVPMLGLVRIDYGLPIISSVLGRRTPLVTVGFGEKF
- the lpxD gene encoding UDP-3-O-(3-hydroxymyristoyl)glucosamine N-acyltransferase, whose amino-acid sequence is MKLPQAMSLAQIAQMIGGKVAGDGDLKVDTVSTSPLHATEDDLAFVFDAKLVKKLAECKAKAVVAPLGAELDFPDRNMVLVDRPNLAIQRILTALKPKRYYPAKGIHATAVVDESAEIGADVAIGPYVVIGPKSKIGARTIIMSHTVIGGEVVIGEDCLLHPACLIADYVKIGSRVIMQQGAALGADGFGYVTERPSNLEKNMAGSKDFSDAPNPLLKIPQIGNVVLEDDVEIGSYATIDRATMGATVIGAGSKIDNLVMIAHNNRIGKEVMIIANAAVGGSCSIGDRSVLGGSANLSDHMKMEPDGVLSGASGAMRDIKSGEIHAGTPAAPAREFFGQIVAMRRLPKLMDEVKDLKKRLALLEQQNLEK